A window of Bacillus sp. DX3.1 genomic DNA:
CAATAAAGATCCGGATGCTGCTAAGCATGTCCCTACAATAAACCCAATGAGTACACGTGGGATACGCAGATCCCATACAATCCGGTGTACTGTTGAATTTTCATCTTGTATACCTGTTATAATGTCTTGCAATGAATAGGATAAACTCCCTGCAATGAGTCCATAAAAAAGGGCAAGGACGGTTAGTACAACTAAACTCACCGTCAATATCCATCTTTTCTTTGCAAAAGGATGTGCCTTTTCTTTTACTACTGCATTACTCTGCATGTTCATCATTTCCTTACATCTTGTATACTTTTATACATAAAGTCCATCGCTTCAGTTACTTTGGTTCCAGGATTTGAACCAAATAAATCTGGTGGTAAAATAACGACGCGGTTTTGTTTCACTGCTTCTAAGTTTTTCCACGCCTCGTTTTTCATCATTTCCCCTTCAAATGCTTTTTTCACGCCTGCAGGGTCACCATGTGTAATTAAGAAAATAACATCTGGATTTGCTTCAATAATACGTTCTACACTTAGCTGTGCATATTGCGGATACTCTTTCATTTTTGGGAATTCAGCAGCGATATTTTTCCCGCCCGTTTTCTCTAAAATGTCACCTGATAAAGAATTCGGCAATGCCGCTAAATATGTACCTGGTGCTCCGTATACTAGCAATGCTTTTGCATCGCTCTTTTTCTCGTATTTTTTCATTTGATCATCAATTTTTTGATTTAATTCTTTTGATTTATCTTCTTTTTGCAGTAATGTTCCGTATATATCGATACTCTTCTGAATATCTTTTACAGAATTTGCTGAGGAAATCATCACCTTTGTTCCCTGTCCCTCAACTGTTGGAATACTTTTCTGAAACCCGTTATTGGCCACAAGAAGATCCGGTTTTAAACTAGCAATTTGTTCAAAGTTTGGTTGATGAGCATTCCCAATTACTTGCGCCTTCTTTAAATCGTCTGGGAGTGTTAATTTCGTATCTGGACGACCGACAATTTTACCACCTAATTCATGAATGATATCCATATCTCCTACGCTCAAGGTAGCAAAGCTGTTAGGCGTCCTGTCAAATGTTACTTTTCTGCCTGAGAAGTCGGTAATCTCGATTTGTTTTTTTCCTTTGTCTGTTTTTGTTGCAGACGCTTTTTCGTTGTCTTTTGCATTGCAACCGATTAACAAGAAAAAAACAGATAGAATCGCTGTAAACAGCGTTATATATTTTTTCATTCCCTCACCTCTAATTGATAATAATAATCATTAACTACTATTCCACTTTAATTGATAAAGATTATCATTGTCAATATAAATCGCATACATTTTCTCAAAATTTTACTTATACTAAAAAACGCTACAAAAAGGTATACTCTTTTCGTAGCGTTTTATCTAGCAATCTTATTCATATTCGTTCTCCTCTAACTGATCACGCAACACTTTTACACGTTTGAAAAAGAAAAATGACACACCTAAAAATAAAACAATGGCGCTCATCATGGCAAATAATTGTGGTGTTTCTCTTCCCTCATTTGGAATCAGTAACCCAATCATTAAAAATGAGCCTAGTGCAAGAAGAACTTGACCGAAGCGAATATAGTCTGCTATTTTCTGCTGTAATTCTTTCATACATCTACCACTCCTCCTTCTCACTGTATCATATTCTAATAGTTTCAGAGGCAAGTAAATACAGCCAATGAGGGAGAAGTTTTCCAAAGTAAAAAGAGCCGCATTTCTAGCGGCTCTTTCTCATTCATTACACACCTTTGTATGCCTGCATGTATACTTCTTTTAGCTCTGAAATAAGTGGTAATTTCGGATTTGCAGTTGTACATTGATCTTCAAATGCGCGTTCAGCCAACGTACCAACAACTGCTTCAAATGTTTCTTGCTCTACACCTTGTCCAGCAATACTCATATTAATATTTAATTCTTTTCCCAGTGCAATAATGGCTTGCACTAATGATTCCACACCTTCTGCCACTGTGCTTGCTGGAAGTCCAAGCATTCTCGCAATATGTGCATAACGTTCATCTGCAATAAAGTGCTCATATTTTGGGAACAATGCATGTTTTCTCGGTTTAATTGCATTATAACGGATTACATGCGGCATTAAAATGGCATTTGCACGACCGTGCGGAATATGAAACTCCGGTCCGAGTTTATGTGCCAAGCTATGGTTAATGCCAAGAAAAGCATTGGCAAATGCCATTCCAGCAATCGCTGAAGCGTTATGCATTTTCTCACGTGCCTCTTCATCATTTCCATCCTTGTATGCTCTTGGTAAATATTTAAATACGAGATCAATCGCTTTTAACGCCAAACCATCTGTATAATCATTTGCCATAATAGACACGTACGCTTCAATCGCATGTGTTAACACATCCATTCCAGTGTCTGCTGTTACATGCGGTGGTACCGTCATGACAAATTGCGGGTCAACAATTGCCACGTCTGGTGTTAGTTCATAATCGGCAAGCGGATATTTTATATTGTTCTTTTTATCTGTAATAACCGCAAATGGAGTTACTTCTGAACCTGTTCCTGATGTAGTTGGAATCGCAACAAATTGCGCTTTATTTCCAAGTTTCGGATATTTACATGTACGCTTTCTTATATCTAAAAATTTTTGCTTTATCCCAAAGAATGTTGTTTCTGGATGTTCATAGAACAACCACATTCCTTTTGCTGCATCCATCGCTGATCCACCACCAAGAGCAATAATAACGTCCGGTTTAAAGCTTCGCATCATGTCTGCCCCTTTAAATACGGTTTCATCTGACGGATCTGGTTCTACTTCAAAGAACACCTCTACTTTTACATCATTCATATGTTGACGTAAATAATGCGTTACTGTATCAACATAGCCATGCTCTACCATGCCAGGGTCTGTTACAATGAATGCTCGCGAAATGTTTGGCATATTTGCTAAATACCCTGTTGCATGTTTTTCAAAATAAATTTTGGGCGGCAGTTTAAACCACTGCATATTCTTTTTTCTACTTGCTAGCCTTTTTATATTAAGTAAGTGAGTTGCCGTCACATTTTGAGAAACAGAATTCTTCCCATATGATCCGCATCCAAGTGTAAGCGATGGAATGAACGCATTGTATATATCACCAATTCCCCCTTGTGATGACGGAGCATTCACGATAAGACGACATGCTTTCATACGTAAACCAAATTGTTTTTGTACTTCTTTATTAGTTGAATGAATGACTGCGGAATGTCCTAGACCACCAAGATCCAACATTCCTTCACAATGCTGAAATCCTTCTTCTAAGGAATTTGCTTTTACACAAGCTAATACTGGGCTTAATTTTTCACGAGATAGCGGATAGTCTGCACCCACTCCTTCGATTTCAGCAACGAGCATTTTTGTATCTTCTGGTACTGTAATTCCCACTAATGCCGCAATGTAATGAGCGGATTTCCCAACGATATCGCTATTCACTGCACATGTATTCTCATTGATTACAAGTTTCTCTAATTTCCCCATCTCGTCCTGCGCTACAAAGTAACAATTATTTGCTATCATTTCTTTCTTCACGTCATTGTAGATTTCTTTGTCTACAATAATTGCTTGCTCAGAAGCACAAATCATACCGTTATCAAATGTTTTGGATAAAATTAAATCATTTACAGCACGTTTTACATGTGCTGATTTCTCTATATAACAAGGTACATTCCCAGGTCCTACTCCTAAAGCTGGTTTACCAGTAGAATAAGCTGATTTCACCATTCCTGCGCCTCCCGTTGCCAGAACAAGTGCTACACCTTCATGATTCATTAATTGCTTCGTAGCCTCAACAGAAGGTTTTTCAATCCATTGAATACAGTTCTCTGGCGCGCCTACCTTCACTGCCGCATCACGTAACGTTTTAGCTGCTGCAATCGAACAGTTTTGTGCAGAAGGATGAAACGCGAAAATAATTGGGTTTCTTGTTTTCATTGCGATTAACGCTTTAAACATCGTTGTCGAAGTTGGATTCGTTACTGGTGTTACCCCAGCAACTACACCGACTGGTTCTGCAATTTCTATTATTTCTTCATGAGGATCTTCATGAATGATTCCTACTGTTTTGTCTTTTTTCATACTATGCCAAATGTATTCAGTGGCAAAAATATTTTTGATGCATTTGTCTTCATATACACCGCGGCCTGTTTCCTCAACAGCCATTTTCGCAAGTGGCATATGTTGATCTACACCCGCAAGTGCCATTTCATGTACAATGTTGTCAATTTGCTCTTGTGTAAAACTCTCTAATGCTTGTAAAGCTTCCTGACCGTTCTTCACCAACGTATCAATCATTTCTGTTACTTCTTGCATTTCATTTACAACTTTTTCTTTGACTACCATGTAAATTCCTCCTATTCTGCTTTAGGGACTAATTAAGCCCCTTAGGGTCTTAATTGGTCCCTATTAGCTGAAAAAAAATAGAACTATCTTTTCTACATGAATCCCATTGTTTGTGAAACTTTTCACATATTTATGTGTGAAGTATTATTTCATGTTTTCAATATACACGAAATATTTTCATTTGTGTGTGTCTAATTTGTGAAATGCTTCACAAACATCTAAAATATAATAATGGAAAAAGCACCGCTCCATTCAGCAGTGCCTTTTCTATATAAATCCATTTTGATTTTTCGACATACAGCCGCGGCTATAGATAACAAAAGGTGACCTTCTCTTTGTTTTCACTTGGCACGGGGCAGGAAAAGGATCTGACCGCTTCTATGCATGGCCAGATGCTCTCTCCCACCGAAAAAGAAGGGTTTTATGTCGGTTTTTAATTTGTATTTATATAGCAGTGCTTTTTCTATTAAGCTAACGCTTGTGCTAAATCTTCAATCAAGTCTTCTCCATCTTCAATACCGACAGAAATACGAATCAATGTATCTGTAATCCCTAGTTCTTTTCGGCGATCTGCTGGAATAGATGCGTGCGTCATTTGAGCTGGGATAGAAATTAGGCTTTCTACAGCTCCTAAACTTTCAGCAAGTGTAAAGTACTGTAATTTCTCAAGTAGATAATTTAACGTTTCTTCACTATCGACATCAAATGAAATAATTGCACCATATCCGTTTGCTTGTTCTGTTGCTAATGCATGATTTGGATGCGTTCCAAGACCTGGATAGTACACTTTGTTTACTTTTGGATGATTGTTTAAAAACTCAGCAATCGCACGCGCATTTGCCTCATTTTCTTCCATTCGTATTCCTAATGTTCGTAAACCACGTAATAATAAAAAGCTATCCTGTGGTCCAAGAATACCGCCTGTTGAATTTTGAATAAAATGAAGTTCTTCTGCTAGCTCTGCGCTATTTACAACAGCTAATCCAGCAACAACATCGCTGTGGCCACCTAAATATTTCGTTGCACTGTGAAGTACAATATCTGCTCCTAAAGAAATTGGCGTCTGCCAATATGGGGTCATGAATGTATTATCAATAATTGTTAATAAACCTTTTTCTTTTGCAAATGTAGAAATTTGTTTAATATCTGTAATTTTTAACAATGGATTTGTTGGTGTTTCTGCAAAAATGGCTTTTGTATTTGGACGAACGGCTTCCGCTATTTCTTCTAAGTTTGTCGTATCTACAAATGTATGTTCAATACCAAAGCGATTTAATACTTTCGTTATCACACGATACGTACCGCCATATACATCATCTGTTAATATGACATGGTCTCCTTTTGAAAACAACATGATCACTGCTGTAATAGCAGCCATTCCTGACCCAAAAGCAAATCCAGCATGACCGTTTTCTAGCACGGCAATCATTTCTTCAAGTGCTGCACGCGTTGGATTTCCTGTACGTGAATATTCATATCCTTTATGCTTGCCAACTGCTTCTTGTTTGTACGTACTTGTTTGATAAATTGGTACATTTACAGATCCAGTTGAAGGTTCTCCTATGCGAATACCATGAATTAACTTTGTTTTTGCTCTCATTTTTTATTCCCATCCTTTGTATATATGTTTACTTAAATAACGTTCACTACTATCCGGAAAAATGGTCACGATATTTGTACCTGGTTTTGCTTTTTCCGCTTCTAATAAACTGGCATGAAACGCGGATCCTGAAGAACTACCTACAAGAAGCCCTTCCTTCTGAGCCAACTGTTTTACACGCGAAAATGCATCTCGGTCAGCAATCGTATGAATTTCATCAAAATAGGATGGTTTTAAAAATGGTGGTATAAATTCAAGACCAATTCCTTCTGTTTCATGTGAACCAGCTTCACCACCGTTTAAAATAGATCCCTCAGGTTCTACGATAACCGTCTTAATCGCACTATTTTGTTCTTTTAAATAAGATGCAGTCCCCATAAATGTTCCACCTGTGCCAGCACCTGCTACAAATATATGAATGTCTCCATTCAACGCTTCCCATAATTCTGGACCTAGCGTCTTATAGTAAGCCCGTGGGTTTGCTTCATTTGCAAACTGACTTGGCGAATATGAATTGGGAATCTCTTTTCTCAGTTCCTCTGCCTTAGCAATTGCGCCTGTCATTCCTTTTACAGTTGGTGTATGCACAATTGTTGCACCGAGTGCTTTCATCAGCTCTTGCTTTTCAATACTAAACTTTTCTGGGACACAAACGATAACATGTAAATCATGCTCTAATGCCGCAAGTGCCAGTCCAATTCCAGTATTTCCTGCTGTCGGCTCAATGATGGTGCCACCTGGTTTGATAAGCCCTTTCGAGAGTGCATCTTCAATCAATTCTCTCCCTAAGCGATCCTTCACACTTCCGCCTGGATTATAAAATTCAAGCTTAGCAAATAAACGAACGCCCTCTGGAAGTGAAAAACGAGTAATTTCTACGATCGGCGTATTTCCGATCAGTTCATGAACTCCACGATACACCTTCATCGTGTTTTCCCCCTTACTTGCCAATAAAGAAAAGGCAACTGTATGTATTTTCTTTATATGAGACAGTTGCCTTTTTGTTACATTACTTTAACTCTTCTAATACTTTTACAATGAAGTTTGTAGAATGAAGCGCTGCTTGATCTAAAAATTGATCGAAAGAAACATCTGATTCTTTACCAGCAATATCCGAAAGTGCGCGAATAATTACAAATGGCACTTTATACTGGTAGCATACTTGTGCAACTGCCGCTGCTTCCATTTCAACTGCATAAAGATTTTCAAATTTCTCACGGATCGCAGCAACGCGGTTTGGATCGCTCATGAATGAATCGCCTGTTGCAATCATGCCTTTCACAACTTGAATCTTTTCTTCGGTCTGCATGCATTTTTCTGCTAATGCAACTAGTTCTTCATCTGCCGTAAATCCTGCTGGCATTCCTGGCACTTGACCATATTCATAATCAAATGCAGTTACATCCACATCATGATGACGAACTTCTGTTGAGATAACAACATCCCCAACATTTAAAGATTGGTGGAATCCACCAGCTGAACCTGTATTAATTACTTTTTCAGGTTGATATCTCTCTAATAAAATTGTCGTTGACATAGCTGCATTCACTTTACCAATACCAGACTTCAGCAAGATTACTTCATGTCCCGCTAATGTCCCTTTCGTAAATTCACAGCCTGCAACAGTTTCTGTTTCTGCATGTTCTAGTTTGTCACGTAAAATACGTACTTCTTCTTCCATTGCTCCAATTACAGCAATTCTCAATCTAATCCCTCTTTCTATTGCTTAGTTGCCTCCATTACCCAAACGAAATGATTCAATCTCGTAAATGTTACATGGAAGCCATTGTTTTCAAAAATAGATTGCATGATCGGAATACGTGTATAGTATTCTGTCTGCAAATCATTCGCTAACTGATGAAAACCTCTTTCTTTTGCAGTTTCAACAGTTTTATCATATGCTTCTTGATCTGCAAATATCGTATCAGCAAACACTATTTTACCACCTTTGTTTAGCAATTGACTATACTTCGCAATTGCTACGTCTTTTTCTTCATCTGTTAGATGATGAAATGCATAGGTGCTCACAATTGTATCAATAGAATTGGGAACATCAAAATTG
This region includes:
- a CDS encoding bifunctional cystathionine gamma-lyase/homocysteine desulfhydrase, with the translated sequence MRAKTKLIHGIRIGEPSTGSVNVPIYQTSTYKQEAVGKHKGYEYSRTGNPTRAALEEMIAVLENGHAGFAFGSGMAAITAVIMLFSKGDHVILTDDVYGGTYRVITKVLNRFGIEHTFVDTTNLEEIAEAVRPNTKAIFAETPTNPLLKITDIKQISTFAKEKGLLTIIDNTFMTPYWQTPISLGADIVLHSATKYLGGHSDVVAGLAVVNSAELAEELHFIQNSTGGILGPQDSFLLLRGLRTLGIRMEENEANARAIAEFLNNHPKVNKVYYPGLGTHPNHALATEQANGYGAIISFDVDSEETLNYLLEKLQYFTLAESLGAVESLISIPAQMTHASIPADRRKELGITDTLIRISVGIEDGEDLIEDLAQALA
- a CDS encoding O-acetylserine dependent cystathionine beta-synthase, whose product is MKVYRGVHELIGNTPIVEITRFSLPEGVRLFAKLEFYNPGGSVKDRLGRELIEDALSKGLIKPGGTIIEPTAGNTGIGLALAALEHDLHVIVCVPEKFSIEKQELMKALGATIVHTPTVKGMTGAIAKAEELRKEIPNSYSPSQFANEANPRAYYKTLGPELWEALNGDIHIFVAGAGTGGTFMGTASYLKEQNSAIKTVIVEPEGSILNGGEAGSHETEGIGLEFIPPFLKPSYFDEIHTIADRDAFSRVKQLAQKEGLLVGSSSGSAFHASLLEAEKAKPGTNIVTIFPDSSERYLSKHIYKGWE
- the adhE gene encoding bifunctional acetaldehyde-CoA/alcohol dehydrogenase, which translates into the protein MVVKEKVVNEMQEVTEMIDTLVKNGQEALQALESFTQEQIDNIVHEMALAGVDQHMPLAKMAVEETGRGVYEDKCIKNIFATEYIWHSMKKDKTVGIIHEDPHEEIIEIAEPVGVVAGVTPVTNPTSTTMFKALIAMKTRNPIIFAFHPSAQNCSIAAAKTLRDAAVKVGAPENCIQWIEKPSVEATKQLMNHEGVALVLATGGAGMVKSAYSTGKPALGVGPGNVPCYIEKSAHVKRAVNDLILSKTFDNGMICASEQAIIVDKEIYNDVKKEMIANNCYFVAQDEMGKLEKLVINENTCAVNSDIVGKSAHYIAALVGITVPEDTKMLVAEIEGVGADYPLSREKLSPVLACVKANSLEEGFQHCEGMLDLGGLGHSAVIHSTNKEVQKQFGLRMKACRLIVNAPSSQGGIGDIYNAFIPSLTLGCGSYGKNSVSQNVTATHLLNIKRLASRKKNMQWFKLPPKIYFEKHATGYLANMPNISRAFIVTDPGMVEHGYVDTVTHYLRQHMNDVKVEVFFEVEPDPSDETVFKGADMMRSFKPDVIIALGGGSAMDAAKGMWLFYEHPETTFFGIKQKFLDIRKRTCKYPKLGNKAQFVAIPTTSGTGSEVTPFAVITDKKNNIKYPLADYELTPDVAIVDPQFVMTVPPHVTADTGMDVLTHAIEAYVSIMANDYTDGLALKAIDLVFKYLPRAYKDGNDEEAREKMHNASAIAGMAFANAFLGINHSLAHKLGPEFHIPHGRANAILMPHVIRYNAIKPRKHALFPKYEHFIADERYAHIARMLGLPASTVAEGVESLVQAIIALGKELNINMSIAGQGVEQETFEAVVGTLAERAFEDQCTTANPKLPLISELKEVYMQAYKGV
- the mtnN gene encoding 5'-methylthioadenosine/S-adenosylhomocysteine nucleosidase, yielding MRIAVIGAMEEEVRILRDKLEHAETETVAGCEFTKGTLAGHEVILLKSGIGKVNAAMSTTILLERYQPEKVINTGSAGGFHQSLNVGDVVISTEVRHHDVDVTAFDYEYGQVPGMPAGFTADEELVALAEKCMQTEEKIQVVKGMIATGDSFMSDPNRVAAIREKFENLYAVEMEAAAVAQVCYQYKVPFVIIRALSDIAGKESDVSFDQFLDQAALHSTNFIVKVLEELK
- a CDS encoding class I SAM-dependent methyltransferase; protein product: MGTEFNGLFDEWAHTYDSFVQGEDIQYKEVFVHYEEILEDVVNKSFGNVLEFGVGTGNLTNKLLLAGRNVYGIEPSREMRTIAKEKLPKEFSITEGDFLNFDVPNSIDTIVSTYAFHHLTDEEKDVAIAKYSQLLNKGGKIVFADTIFADQEAYDKTVETAKERGFHQLANDLQTEYYTRIPIMQSIFENNGFHVTFTRLNHFVWVMEATKQ
- a CDS encoding YrhC family protein, with the translated sequence MKELQQKIADYIRFGQVLLALGSFLMIGLLIPNEGRETPQLFAMMSAIVLFLGVSFFFFKRVKVLRDQLEENEYE
- a CDS encoding ABC transporter substrate-binding protein, which produces MKKYITLFTAILSVFFLLIGCNAKDNEKASATKTDKGKKQIEITDFSGRKVTFDRTPNSFATLSVGDMDIIHELGGKIVGRPDTKLTLPDDLKKAQVIGNAHQPNFEQIASLKPDLLVANNGFQKSIPTVEGQGTKVMISSANSVKDIQKSIDIYGTLLQKEDKSKELNQKIDDQMKKYEKKSDAKALLVYGAPGTYLAALPNSLSGDILEKTGGKNIAAEFPKMKEYPQYAQLSVERIIEANPDVIFLITHGDPAGVKKAFEGEMMKNEAWKNLEAVKQNRVVILPPDLFGSNPGTKVTEAMDFMYKSIQDVRK